The following proteins come from a genomic window of Terribacillus aidingensis:
- a CDS encoding S8 family serine peptidase produces MMKVSIKSLFLVSLLLSLTFLFPAVKTYAEEEKQMIIVYENKKGEEAVQGSDAAVEKEYDNLPVAAITADTGTIEELKEDPDIKYVEPDVKISVSDNGITSIRAVKEAASPILDQWNLKPIQASLAWNEGLTGKGVKIAVIDSGIYPHEDLKIAGGYSAVSYTSSYKDDEGHGTHVAGIIGAKHNRYGTYGVAPDAQLYAVKALDNAGRGNLSDLLEGIDWAISNDMNIINMSMGTAYKSMALQDAVDKAYQKGILLVAASGNEGAGRPLDYPAAFDKVIAVSASESQNNIASFSSVGSKVELSAPGADITSTYLGTYYAMMSGTSQATPHVTAMLALLKQQYPNEANDQLRTRLQRYSKDLGQKGRDSLFGYGLVQYQSEKDKGYQPALEAVELAEKASNQGNYDTAQKLVAALSNNKDKQNLQKRLDKVKQALTLQETKDKVTKAEKSKSKADIDAAQSAINKVTDSTEKKNLQKRLDKVKQALTLQEAKDKAAKAEKSKKKTDIDAAQSAINKVTDSTEKKNLQKRLDKVKQALTLQEAKDKAAKAEKSKKKTDIDAAQFAINKVTDKTEKNNLQKRLDKVKQALLVQEAKDKTSKAEKSKTKKNVDDAQQSVKKLTNGKDKTDLQKRLDKVKQAQIKSANDLVKAAEKNISDFNIQKAQNALKELQSGKDKDNLQKRLDKVKVKAADAKKLIDAKSKVKKAEKDKTKKAKQSAQSAVDKLKSSTEKKNLQNRIKAIKVK; encoded by the coding sequence ATGATGAAGGTTTCGATAAAGAGCCTATTTCTTGTTTCGTTGTTGCTGAGTCTGACTTTCCTGTTTCCGGCTGTTAAAACATATGCTGAGGAAGAAAAGCAGATGATTATCGTGTATGAAAATAAGAAGGGAGAAGAAGCAGTTCAGGGAAGTGATGCAGCAGTCGAAAAGGAATACGATAATTTGCCGGTGGCTGCGATCACCGCTGATACCGGAACGATCGAGGAATTGAAGGAAGATCCGGACATTAAGTATGTCGAGCCGGACGTTAAGATTTCAGTTTCCGATAACGGAATTACAAGCATTCGAGCTGTAAAAGAAGCTGCATCTCCAATTTTAGATCAATGGAACTTAAAGCCAATCCAGGCGTCCCTTGCCTGGAACGAAGGCTTAACTGGCAAAGGTGTCAAAATTGCCGTAATAGATAGTGGAATATATCCACATGAGGATTTAAAAATAGCAGGAGGATACTCCGCTGTAAGCTATACGTCCTCTTATAAAGATGATGAAGGGCACGGGACGCATGTGGCCGGTATCATTGGAGCAAAGCATAATCGATATGGAACCTATGGTGTTGCACCGGATGCACAGTTATATGCAGTCAAAGCGCTGGATAATGCCGGCCGAGGAAATCTCTCGGATCTGCTGGAAGGTATCGATTGGGCAATATCCAATGATATGAACATTATCAATATGAGCATGGGAACTGCTTATAAGAGCATGGCATTACAGGATGCTGTGGATAAAGCATACCAGAAAGGCATCTTGCTGGTTGCAGCAAGCGGGAATGAAGGGGCAGGCCGACCATTGGATTATCCGGCAGCCTTCGACAAAGTGATTGCTGTTTCTGCTTCTGAATCGCAAAATAACATCGCTTCCTTCTCTTCAGTAGGAAGTAAGGTAGAACTATCTGCGCCAGGAGCAGATATTACAAGCACCTATCTTGGTACCTATTATGCGATGATGAGCGGAACTTCACAAGCCACACCGCATGTGACAGCGATGCTTGCGCTGTTGAAACAGCAATACCCGAATGAAGCGAATGATCAGCTGCGCACACGTTTGCAGCGATATAGCAAGGACCTTGGGCAAAAAGGCCGGGACAGTCTATTCGGTTACGGGCTAGTCCAATATCAGTCTGAGAAAGATAAAGGGTATCAGCCAGCCTTGGAGGCCGTTGAGCTAGCTGAGAAAGCTAGCAATCAGGGAAACTATGATACAGCACAGAAACTCGTAGCGGCCTTATCGAATAATAAGGACAAGCAGAATTTGCAAAAGCGGCTTGATAAAGTAAAACAAGCGCTAACGCTACAGGAAACAAAGGATAAGGTTACCAAAGCGGAGAAGAGCAAAAGTAAAGCAGATATTGATGCAGCGCAATCCGCCATCAATAAAGTTACAGATAGCACTGAAAAGAAAAACCTTCAGAAGCGATTGGATAAAGTGAAACAAGCTCTAACGCTGCAGGAAGCGAAGGACAAAGCCGCCAAAGCGGAAAAGAGCAAGAAGAAAACAGATATTGATGCAGCACAATCTGCCATCAATAAAGTAACGGATAGCACTGAAAAGAAAAACCTTCAGAAGCGATTGGATAAAGTGAAACAAGCTCTAACGCTGCAGGAAGCGAAGGACAAAGCCGCCAAAGCGGAAAAGAGCAAGAAGAAAACAGACATTGATGCAGCACAATTTGCCATCAATAAAGTGACAGATAAAACCGAAAAGAATAATCTGCAAAAGCGCTTAGATAAGGTAAAGCAAGCTCTGCTAGTACAGGAAGCAAAAGACAAAACCAGTAAGGCGGAGAAAAGCAAGACTAAAAAGAATGTTGATGATGCCCAGCAATCTGTGAAAAAACTGACTAATGGCAAAGACAAAACAGATTTGCAGAAACGTCTTGATAAGGTGAAGCAGGCCCAAATCAAGTCAGCAAATGATCTGGTGAAGGCAGCTGAGAAGAACATTAGCGATTTTAATATTCAGAAGGCACAGAATGCACTCAAGGAGCTGCAATCCGGCAAGGATAAGGATAATCTTCAGAAGCGTCTTGATAAAGTGAAGGTAAAAGCGGCGGATGCAAAGAAACTGATTGACGCTAAATCGAAAGTGAAGAAAGCGGAGAAAGACAAAACGAAAAAGGCTAAGCAATCTGCTCAGTCGGCAGTTGATAAGCTGAAATCCTCTACTGAAAAGAAAAATTTACAAAATCGAATTAAAGCAATCAAAGTGAAATGA
- a CDS encoding S8 family peptidase: MNKILMKQSIFALLLVGLVFQLPTEKVYAEEEKRMVVVYENEQGEKAVEASDAAIEEQYDHLSAATIAADTATIDKLKSDPDIKYVEPDSKIKIAESGDMQPDETVVSDQWNLAAIGAPAAWHDGLTGKGVKIAIMDSGIAAHEDLQVAGGISTVDYTESFEDDEGHGTHVAGIIGAKHDEKGTDGIAPDADLFAVKVLDNTGEGYLSDLLEGIDWAISNDMDIINLSMGTADESDALEEAMQKAYQAGILLVAASGNEGAGYPVDYPAAYEPVIAVSATDSENNIAAFSSVGEKVEFSAPGANIKSTLPGSGYGIMSGTSQATSHVSALLAILKQQFPADTNEQLRVRLQQYTKDLGQEARDQLYGYGLIQYPAPVQDEKLLSNDSEGSMSGNTGDEVKEDRVTAGELRILANKLEMTIDDLADLFAANGFDLYNYQNLDEVNDVIYQNINGVSVHLLLEKAGLAREQLDLQLAAEDLTLDDFNTLEELSAYINELEQHIKNGENQLGTPEGNDEEGDTIQDISVNDDLTDGNSVHVPVESDFVEKERVDLETVLQQADSAGKENVDSGAVQQIDESNRVTDEIIFTYKSAGKANPEDQQGKQLPDTASQIGNLIAAGGMLAAAGLILYMRNRHTKFRSR; this comes from the coding sequence ATGAATAAAATTTTAATGAAGCAAAGTATCTTTGCTTTGCTTCTAGTCGGTTTAGTGTTCCAGCTGCCGACTGAAAAGGTATATGCGGAAGAAGAAAAACGTATGGTCGTCGTTTATGAGAACGAACAGGGTGAAAAAGCAGTTGAGGCAAGTGATGCTGCGATTGAAGAACAATATGATCACCTTTCGGCTGCAACAATAGCTGCGGATACAGCTACAATCGATAAATTGAAGAGTGATCCGGATATTAAATATGTTGAACCAGATAGCAAAATCAAAATTGCTGAGAGCGGTGACATGCAGCCGGACGAAACAGTGGTTTCGGATCAATGGAATCTTGCTGCCATTGGGGCTCCTGCGGCATGGCATGACGGTCTGACAGGAAAAGGTGTCAAAATTGCCATCATGGACAGCGGGATTGCTGCCCACGAGGATTTGCAAGTAGCCGGAGGTATTTCGACAGTCGATTACACAGAATCCTTTGAAGATGATGAAGGTCACGGTACACACGTAGCGGGAATTATCGGAGCAAAACACGATGAAAAAGGAACAGATGGTATAGCACCGGATGCAGATCTTTTTGCTGTCAAAGTACTTGATAATACCGGGGAAGGATATCTTTCCGATTTATTGGAAGGAATCGATTGGGCTATTTCCAATGACATGGACATCATCAATCTGAGCATGGGTACTGCAGATGAAAGTGATGCGCTGGAAGAAGCTATGCAAAAGGCTTATCAAGCAGGCATTTTGTTAGTTGCCGCCAGCGGCAATGAAGGAGCTGGGTATCCAGTGGATTATCCTGCTGCTTACGAGCCTGTCATTGCTGTTTCTGCTACCGATTCTGAAAACAATATCGCTGCGTTTTCATCGGTTGGGGAGAAGGTAGAGTTTTCCGCACCAGGAGCAAATATCAAGAGTACATTGCCAGGCTCCGGTTATGGTATCATGAGCGGCACATCCCAGGCAACGTCTCATGTATCTGCTTTGCTTGCTATATTGAAGCAGCAGTTCCCTGCTGATACAAATGAACAATTAAGGGTACGGCTGCAACAGTATACCAAGGATCTCGGGCAGGAAGCGCGTGATCAGCTGTATGGTTACGGCTTGATTCAATACCCTGCTCCAGTACAGGACGAAAAGCTTCTCTCAAATGACTCGGAGGGAAGCATGTCAGGAAATACAGGAGATGAAGTGAAGGAAGATAGAGTCACAGCTGGGGAATTACGTATTTTGGCAAATAAATTAGAAATGACAATAGATGATCTGGCAGATTTGTTTGCTGCAAATGGCTTCGATTTATACAACTACCAAAACCTTGATGAAGTTAATGACGTAATCTATCAAAATATAAATGGAGTGTCTGTACATTTGCTTTTAGAAAAAGCGGGATTGGCTCGAGAGCAGCTTGATCTTCAGCTTGCAGCTGAAGATCTAACACTTGATGATTTTAATACCCTCGAAGAACTGTCAGCATATATAAATGAATTGGAGCAGCATATTAAAAACGGAGAAAATCAGCTGGGTACACCTGAAGGGAATGACGAAGAAGGTGATACAATTCAGGACATTTCCGTGAATGACGATCTGACTGATGGGAATTCAGTCCATGTACCGGTTGAGTCTGACTTTGTTGAGAAGGAGAGAGTTGATTTAGAAACTGTGCTGCAACAGGCTGACTCTGCTGGAAAGGAGAATGTTGATTCAGGGGCTGTGCAACAGATTGACGAATCCAATAGAGTAACAGACGAGATTATTTTCACATATAAATCAGCTGGCAAAGCAAATCCAGAAGACCAACAAGGAAAGCAGCTGCCGGATACAGCCTCCCAAATTGGGAATTTGATTGCGGCAGGGGGCATGTTAGCTGCGGCTGGATTGATACTTTATATGAGGAACCGACACACTAAATTTAGAAGCAGGTAA
- a CDS encoding SulP family inorganic anion transporter — MKGLGRYSGYNLQALRRDIIAGIIVGIVAIPLGMSFAIASGVNPEYGLYTVIIGGLLISLLGGSRFQIGGPTGAFVPILLGVVIQFGYQDLLVAGIMAGILLVIFGLLKLGSLIKFIPRPVVVGFTAGIAVIIFSGQIGNFTGIQAEQEEGFLPKMQALLAAADTINLYSLIIAGVSLAAILLTPKILPKVPGALAGLIVSTVVAVLFFQGQVATIGSVYGDIPSQLPQLQLPAFTLDKIIYLLPSAVAIALLGGVESLLSATVADNMAKTKHHSNRELIGQGVANIAVPLFGGIPATGAIARTATNIRSNAFSPVSGVVHCAFVLIILLLLAPYASAIPLASMAPILMVVAWNMSERKEVIHIIRMRTFDSFILIVTFALTVLADLTVGVGCGLLLAFVVFVKRMSTVLFVKDEQIQVKETNGVRVWQFEGPLFFGSTDILEEVVEKTIHEEPDSLILDLQKVSYMDTSAEAALHKLVDYYEADDKQLLFLGVHGQPKRLLHKTGLLAKVGEEFTVNKREDAVRICTS, encoded by the coding sequence ATGAAGGGACTTGGAAGATATAGCGGCTATAATTTGCAAGCGCTGCGTCGGGATATCATTGCGGGAATCATTGTCGGTATCGTGGCCATCCCGCTTGGAATGTCCTTTGCTATTGCATCAGGAGTGAATCCTGAATATGGACTGTATACAGTCATCATCGGCGGTCTGCTTATTTCATTGCTTGGTGGATCGAGGTTCCAAATCGGCGGACCAACTGGAGCATTTGTTCCGATTCTCTTAGGTGTTGTCATTCAATTTGGCTATCAGGATCTTTTGGTGGCAGGTATAATGGCTGGGATATTGCTCGTCATTTTCGGCCTGCTCAAGCTCGGGAGTTTGATCAAATTCATACCTCGGCCAGTAGTAGTCGGTTTTACAGCAGGTATCGCGGTCATTATCTTTTCTGGGCAAATCGGGAATTTCACGGGCATCCAGGCTGAACAAGAAGAGGGATTCCTCCCGAAAATGCAAGCACTGCTTGCAGCCGCGGATACAATCAATCTATACAGCTTGATCATTGCAGGTGTATCCCTTGCTGCCATTCTCCTCACGCCTAAGATCTTGCCAAAAGTACCAGGAGCACTGGCAGGCTTGATTGTATCGACAGTTGTAGCAGTCCTGTTTTTCCAAGGACAGGTGGCAACCATCGGCAGTGTGTACGGTGATATACCGAGCCAGCTGCCGCAGCTCCAGTTACCCGCTTTCACATTGGACAAGATTATCTACCTGCTGCCATCTGCAGTGGCCATAGCCTTGCTGGGCGGAGTAGAATCACTCCTGTCTGCTACAGTTGCTGATAATATGGCGAAAACGAAACATCACAGCAACAGAGAATTAATTGGTCAAGGAGTGGCGAATATCGCTGTCCCGCTATTCGGAGGTATTCCAGCGACTGGAGCAATAGCCCGGACCGCTACCAATATACGGAGTAATGCTTTTTCTCCGGTATCCGGAGTGGTGCATTGTGCCTTTGTCCTGATCATTCTGCTTTTGCTAGCCCCTTATGCTTCTGCTATCCCGCTTGCCAGCATGGCTCCGATTCTAATGGTAGTTGCATGGAATATGAGTGAACGTAAAGAGGTCATCCATATTATCAGGATGCGTACATTTGATTCCTTCATTTTGATTGTCACCTTCGCGTTGACAGTCCTTGCTGATCTGACTGTCGGTGTGGGGTGCGGACTATTACTAGCATTTGTCGTTTTCGTCAAACGTATGAGCACTGTACTATTTGTAAAAGACGAACAAATTCAAGTTAAAGAAACCAATGGTGTGCGGGTGTGGCAATTTGAGGGACCTTTGTTCTTCGGATCTACTGATATCCTGGAGGAAGTAGTGGAAAAGACGATACATGAGGAACCAGATTCCCTTATCCTTGATTTGCAAAAGGTATCTTATATGGATACATCCGCTGAAGCAGCTTTGCATAAACTCGTCGATTATTATGAAGCGGATGATAAGCAGCTGCTATTCCTTGGTGTTCACGGCCAGCCGAAACGTTTGCTTCATAAAACCGGTTTGCTGGCAAAGGTCGGGGAGGAGTTTACAGTCAATAAGAGGGAGGACGCTGTCCGGATTTGTACTTCATGA